TCCCGCACCGGCCGCAATACCCGCGGCGTCACCTTCGCCAAACCCGATGCGGGCGACCGGATCATCGCCGTCGCCCGCAACCCCGAACAGGAGCTCGCGGAGCAGGTCGGCCAGTCCGATTCCGCCCCATCGGCAGATGCCGCCCATTTTGCAGCCGAGGAAGCCGAGGCGGATCACTTCGGAATGGACGCTGCGGGCGGGGGCACTGACGCGGTATCGTCTGAGGACGACGAGAGTGAGGTCCAGGCATGAGCCAGCCGGAGTCCTTCCCGCCCGCCACGGGCGGGCAGACCCTGTCCCCCGCGGGCGCGCCCGTGTCGGCTGCGTCCGGGGGCCAGCAGAGCCCCAAGCAGCCCGAGAAGACGGCCAAGACCATCGCCGGCCCCCGCCGGGTGAGGTTGGCGCTGACCCGCATCGACCCCTGGTCGGTGATGAAGGCCTCCTTCCTGCTGAGTGTGGCCGCGGGCATCATGCTGGTGGTGGCTGCCGCCTTTGTGTGGTTCATGTTGGACGCCATGCACGTGTTCTCCACGATCCAGGACCTGGTGGGCACCGTGATGGACTCCAACAACAACGCCTACTCGGCGCTGATCGAGTACATGAAGTTCTCCCGCGCCATCTCCATGGCCACCGTGATCGCAGTGGTAAACATCATCCTGGCGACGGCGCTGGCTACCATTGGCGCGTTCCTGTACAACATCACGGCGGCGCTGGTCGGTGGGGTTCATCTCACACTCGCGGACGAGTGATCGCATTTGGTTGCTGGCGGCTCGGTGGGTTAGTCTCTTCCGCGTCGCAAGGGCCTATAGCTCAGTTGGTTAGAGCGCATCCCTGATAAGGATGAGGTCGCTGGTTCAAGTCCAGCTAGGCCCACCGTCCGCGGTGGAAGGTGAGGAGGCTTCATGAAGGGCCGGTCGTTCCTGCTTGCCGCGGTTTTCTCATGCCTCGGGGCGGTGGGTTACGCCGCCTGGCTGAAGCTGGAGGCGGGCCGGGCTGAGCGGGCCGCCTGGGCGGAGGTCACCGACCCCGTCGCATGACCGGGGGCCATGGCGCAATTGGTAGCGCACCTGCTTTGCAAGCAGGGGGTTACGGGTTCGAGTCCCGTTGGCTCCACTCGCCGAGTTCGGTAGATATAACCATCGAGTTCGGCAGACGTTACTGCCGAGTTCGGTCGTCATTACCATCGAGTTCGGTAGATATGACGATCGAGTTCGGTTGCGGGGCTGGCGGGCCCGGGGGGAAGTGTCCAGATTCGGCACGAACGATGTTCCCCCGCCCGACGCCGCTCACCAGGTCCGCATGGTTCCAACGAATCTGAGGGCGTGCGCTGGGAGGGGCGAGGTGTTCGTGCCGTATCTGGACACTTTGGCTCCCAGGCGCCGGCTTTCCGTCCTGATGTGGTGAGCTGGCCAGGGCGTCTGGTTGCCGACTGGCCCCCTCGTGCGAGCGGCTGGGACATCTTTGGTGATGAACCTGGCCCGTGGCCCAGCCGGGCGCTTGGCCCGGCCCGGCCCACAGTCCGGCCCAGCCCGCAGCCCAGCCCGGCCGCTGCCAGGCTGGGCCTGGCTGTCGGCCATGCCGGCGATGTCCGCGGCCTAGGGCATCTTGACCGTTGACCTTGGGTGCGCCGGCGTCCAAGGCAACCCCACCGGCCCGAGTCAGCACCCCCGCACCCGGACCGTCTGGCTGCGGATGGACCACCTGGCTGCCGTTGGACCACCTGAAACGCACTCTCAGACGGTCCAACCGCAAAAGCGCGGTCCAAGTACGCGGCCAGCAGCCGGCCGGTCCCACACCCGCCTACTACACCCCTAAACCGGAAGAGCCGGGAAACATCGTTCGTGCCGAATCTGGACACTTCCCCCCGGGCCCGACAGCCCCGCAACCGAACTCGATCGTCATATCTACCGAACTCGGCAGTAACGTCGACCGAACTCGGCGAACACGGCCTCGAACACGAAGAGCCGGTTAACCTCTCAGATCATGCTTACCCCGACTTTGCCGCACCATACCAACCAAAACCCCAATCTTAAGCACCAAGCCAACGCCAAATGCTCGATACGGCGGGCCCCGCGCTGGTTCTGGCGGCGATC
This genomic stretch from Actinomyces qiguomingii harbors:
- a CDS encoding DUF3566 domain-containing protein, yielding MSQPESFPPATGGQTLSPAGAPVSAASGGQQSPKQPEKTAKTIAGPRRVRLALTRIDPWSVMKASFLLSVAAGIMLVVAAAFVWFMLDAMHVFSTIQDLVGTVMDSNNNAYSALIEYMKFSRAISMATVIAVVNIILATALATIGAFLYNITAALVGGVHLTLADE
- a CDS encoding DLW-39 family protein gives rise to the protein MKGRSFLLAAVFSCLGAVGYAAWLKLEAGRAERAAWAEVTDPVA